The following coding sequences lie in one Rutidosis leptorrhynchoides isolate AG116_Rl617_1_P2 chromosome 4, CSIRO_AGI_Rlap_v1, whole genome shotgun sequence genomic window:
- the LOC139843263 gene encoding casein kinase 1-like protein 9, protein MDHILGGKFKLGRKIGSGSFGELYLGVNIQSGEEVAIKLEPVKTRHPQLHYESKIYRLLQGGTGIPNLKWFGVEGEYNIMVIDLLGPSLEDLFNYCNRKFSLKTVLMLADQLINRVEYMHSRGFLHRDLKPDNFLMGLGRKANQVYAIDFGLAKKYRDLQTHKHIPYRENKNLTGTARYASVNTHLGVEQSRRDDLESLGYVLMYFIRGSLPWQGLKAGNKKQKYDRISEKKMSTPIEVLCKSYQSEFISYFHYCRSLRFEDKPDYSYLKRLFRDLFIREGYQFDYVFDWTVLKYPQIGASSRGRHLSGSAGLNAGTSAEKQGRTSGGQDSRALEAFPRRNPAIGGRYEHSRHRTSEDIPSSKDVQADTEKVRSSRNGSSSKYVAASGTRPGSSGEATEGQTSSRVVSSIGGRTSAVQRAQIGYENKSSGFSRASKSGRDDPLRSFEFLQIRK, encoded by the exons GAACCCGTTAAGACGAGGCATCCTCAACTTCATTATGAATCAAAAATATACAGGCTTCTGCAAGGAGGAA CGGGAATACCAAATCTCAAATGGTTTGGCGTTGAGGGCGAGTACAATATCATGGTTATTGACCTTCTTGGACCAAGTCTTGAAGACCTTTTCAACTATTGCAATAGAAAGTTCTCCTTGAAAACCGTCCTAATGCTCGCAGATCAATTG ATAAATAGAGTTGAGTACATGCATTCAAGAGGTTTTCTTCACCGTGACTTAAAGCCTGACAATTTTCTTATGGGGCTTGGTCGCAAGGCTAATCAG GTATATGCGATAGATTTCGGGCTTGCAAAAAAGTATAGGGATCTACAAACTCATAAACACATACCATACAG GGAAAACAAGAATCTCACAGGCACGGCTCGGTATGCTAGCGTGAACACACATCTTGGAGTTG AACAAAGTAGGCGAGATGATCTTGAATCTCTTGGCTATGTTCTTATGTATTTTATCAGAGGAAG CCTTCCGTGGCAGGGACTGAAAGCAGGAAACAAGAAGCAGAAATACGATAGGATCAGCGAAAAGAAAATGTCGACTCCAATAGAG GTGTTATGTAAATCGTATCAATCGGAatttatttcatacttccattatTGTCGATCATTGAGATTCGAGGACAAACCAGACTATTCCTACTTGAAGAGGCTTTTTCGGGATCTATTTATACGTGAAG GTTATCAATTTGACTATGTATTTGATTGGACCGTATTGAAGTATCCTCAAATAGGTGCAAGCTCCCGAGGAAGA CATCTTAGTGGTAGTGCAGGGTTAAATGCTGGAACATCAGCAGAAAAACAAGGAAGAACATcgg GTGGCCAAGATTCCCGGGCGTTAGAAGCATTCCCGAGAAGAAATCCAGCAATTGGTGGCCGTTATGAACATTCAAGACACCGAACTTCTGAAGATATACCTTCGTCAAAGGATgtg CAAGCTGACACTGAAAAAGTGCGATCATCTCGAAACGGGAGCTCGTCAAAGTATGTTGCTGCTTCAGGGACCAGACCAGGGTCGTCGGGTGAAGCCACAGAAGGACAAACTTCGTCAAGGGTTGTGTCGAGCATTGGGGGTCGTACGTCTGCTGTACAAAGAGCGCAAATTGGTTATGAGAACAAATCGTCTGGGTTTAGTCGTGCCTCAAAAAGTGGTCGAGATGATCCGCTTAGGAGCTTTGAGTTTCTTCAAATCAGGAAATAA
- the LOC139841375 gene encoding uncharacterized protein — MNTHKVKGLFNSLRCISQVFADDQQKKQEIQIGAPTDVKHVAHIGCDGTSEESPSWMKGFGTSSQRQATSSNVSEAPSDGPEWVSEDSGQKVSRRKRQEKQKSRHRRHRSVENAPDPDSQTKSRQPRRNHTRGDEGRHSQDESLPEVPKKTREKKSKDRLGRDSSRLSKSNADKVSSQAPDAVK; from the exons ATGAATACTCATAAGGTGAAAGGTCTTTTTAACAGCCTCAGATGTATATCTCAAGTTTTCG CAGATGATCAACAGAAAAAACAAGAAATACAGATCGGTGCTCCAACAGACGTGAAGCACGTTGCTCATATCGGATGTGATGGAACATCCGAAGAATCTCCTAGTTGG ATGAAGGGGTTTGGTACATCTTCACAACGTCAAGCTACATCATCAAATGTATCGGAAGCTCCAAGTGATGGCCCTGAATGGGTTTCTGAAG ATTCAGGCCAAAAGGTGTCTCGTAGAAAACGGCAAGAAAAGCAAAAATCAAGACATCGACGTCATCGTTCAGTGGAAAATGCTCCGGACCCTGATTCACAAACCAAATCAAGGCAACCGAGACGAAACCACACCAGGGGTGATGAGGGGCGACATTCGCAAGACGAGTCCCTACCAGAAGTCCCAAAAAAAACCCGGGAAAAGAAATCAAAGGACAGATTGGGTAGGGACTCATCAAGATTGTCAAAGTCAAATGCAGATAAGGTTAGTTCGCAAGCACCCGATGCAGTTAAATAA
- the LOC139843781 gene encoding glycolipid transfer protein 1-like: MEGTVFTPALEGMKHVKSDEGEVLSKTFLDVCKQILPVIDNFGAAMALVKTDVGGNITRLENKYLSNPVEFEKLYSMVRVEVEAKKADGSSSCTNGLLWLTRAMDFIVELFRNLMEHEDWAMSQVCSEAYTKTLKKYHGWLASSTFSVAMKLAPDRKKFMAVLGEKGDIKSDIETFCATFPPILQENHKFLASLGLDEMKAK; this comes from the exons ATGGAAGGGACAGTGTTTACTCCTGCTTTAGAAGGAATGAAACATGTGAAGTCTGATGAAGGAGAGGTGCTTTCCAAGACATTTTTGGACGTCTGCAAACAGATATTACCTGTTATTG ACAATTTTGGAGCAGCCATGGCTCTTGTCAAAACTGATGTTGGTGGTAATATAACA AGGTTGGAGAACAAATATTTATCCAACCCAGTGGAATTTGAGAAGCTATACAGTATGGTTCGAGTGGAGGTTGAAGCCAAGAAAGCAGATGGATCATCAAGTTGCACCAATGGTCTTCTATGGCTAACTAG GGCGATGGATTTTATAGTAGAATTATTCCGTAACTTGATGGAGCATGAAGATTGGGCCATGTCACAAGTTTGTTCAGAAGCTTATACTAAAACACTGAAGAAATACCATGGCTGGTTAGCCAGTTCAACTTTCTCG GTTGCGATGAAGCTTGCTCCAGATAGGAAGAAGTTCATGGCTGTTTTGGGTGAGAAGGGTGACATCAAATCTGATATTGAAACATTCTGTGCAACTTTCCCACCAATTCTTCAGGAAAACCACAAATTCTTG GCTAGCCTTGGTCTGGATGAGATGAAGGCAAAGTAG